One genomic region from Balneola sp. encodes:
- a CDS encoding 5'-nucleotidase, lipoprotein e(P4) family — MQSLKLFLLLPVFLFVSCSSTKTINIQDDSTTQATLWVQNSAEYKAITTQNYASALRTLPLPMEDSFWTASLNQEENDEFMRLPPAIILDIDETVLDNSPFQARMIKKGSDFNIEDWNAWCKEAKAEAIAGAVEFTQYAAREGITIFYISNRGYEVEEATRQNLIEKGFPVSSSMDNIMTNGEEPGWTSSKIERRKQVEENYRVIMMFGDDLNDFLPAKEISQKKRADLVDEYSDYFGRRWYMLPNPVYGSWEQALYDFNSELSEEERNEKLRKRLNSKSGN, encoded by the coding sequence ATGCAGTCATTAAAGCTATTTTTGTTATTACCTGTTTTTCTATTTGTTTCTTGCAGCTCTACTAAAACCATTAATATTCAGGACGATTCTACTACACAAGCTACATTGTGGGTACAGAACTCGGCCGAATATAAAGCGATCACTACTCAGAACTATGCTTCAGCACTAAGAACCCTTCCCCTGCCTATGGAAGACTCATTCTGGACCGCATCGCTCAATCAGGAAGAAAACGATGAGTTTATGCGACTCCCTCCTGCTATTATTTTAGATATTGATGAGACCGTTTTAGATAACTCTCCCTTTCAGGCTCGAATGATTAAAAAAGGGTCAGACTTCAACATCGAAGACTGGAATGCCTGGTGTAAAGAAGCTAAAGCAGAAGCAATTGCCGGAGCCGTTGAGTTTACCCAGTATGCAGCCCGGGAAGGAATAACCATTTTCTACATAAGTAACCGTGGGTATGAAGTTGAAGAAGCAACCCGTCAGAATCTAATTGAAAAAGGATTCCCGGTCTCTTCTTCTATGGATAACATCATGACAAATGGCGAGGAACCCGGCTGGACGTCATCAAAAATTGAACGACGTAAGCAGGTTGAAGAAAACTATCGGGTTATTATGATGTTTGGTGATGACCTGAATGACTTCCTTCCCGCTAAAGAAATCTCACAAAAGAAAAGAGCAGATCTCGTGGATGAGTACAGCGATTACTTTGGCCGTCGCTGGTATATGCTTCCAAACCCTGTTTATGGTTCTTGGGAACAAGCCTTGTATGATTTTAACAGTGAGTTAAGTGAGGAAGAGCGGAATGAAAAGCTTCGCAAAAGATTGAATAGTAAGTCAGGAAACTGA
- a CDS encoding glycoside hydrolase 43 family protein, whose product MMKITNPILPGFNPDPSILRVGDDYYIATSTFEWFPGVQIHHSKDLKNWKLIAHPLNRTSQLDMTGNPNSCGVWAPCLSYHEGTFFLIYTDVKTFRGAFKDAHNYLVTSDSISGDWSEPIYMNSSGFDPSLFHDDDGKKWFVNMVWDHRSEKHPFGGILLQEYDHEQEKLVGPVKNIYTGTDIKLTEAPHLYKKDGYYYLMTAEGGTVLRHAVTMARSKNIDGPYETDPNNPMLTSFNNPELELQRAGHASLVETQTGEWYLAHLAGRRMPSRGRCPMGRETALQKVVWNDAGWLELADGTNEPSLVIDGPDLPEHPWEKEPSRDDFDSEELDINFQFLRVDISKDLVSLTERPGYLRLYGGESLNSHHRQSLVARRQQSFFYTTETKLEFAPETFQQMAGLICMYDNKNFYYLHVTWHEELGRCIDIITNIKGEYEEPLHQNRISVNDEGPVYLRAKVDYDKLRFFYSENGDDWNFTGQIFDASTLSDEYDDGGGDGHFTGAFVGVCNQDLSGRKKPADFDYFEYVERDTMDKTPTKADDYYYKG is encoded by the coding sequence ATTATGAAAATTACCAATCCCATACTTCCCGGCTTTAATCCTGATCCTTCCATTTTACGAGTAGGCGACGATTATTACATCGCAACCTCAACGTTTGAATGGTTTCCCGGGGTTCAGATACATCACTCCAAGGACCTCAAAAATTGGAAGCTTATTGCGCATCCTTTAAACAGAACTTCTCAGCTGGATATGACCGGAAATCCAAACTCATGTGGAGTCTGGGCGCCTTGTTTGTCTTATCATGAAGGTACGTTCTTTCTAATTTATACCGATGTGAAGACCTTTAGAGGAGCGTTCAAAGATGCTCACAACTATCTGGTTACTTCGGATTCAATTTCGGGGGACTGGTCAGAACCAATTTACATGAACAGCTCCGGATTTGATCCATCGCTGTTTCATGATGACGATGGGAAAAAGTGGTTTGTGAACATGGTTTGGGATCACCGATCTGAGAAACATCCGTTTGGTGGAATTCTGCTTCAGGAATATGATCATGAGCAAGAAAAGCTTGTCGGGCCAGTTAAAAATATTTACACAGGCACCGATATCAAGCTTACCGAAGCGCCTCACCTGTATAAAAAAGATGGGTACTATTATCTGATGACGGCGGAAGGGGGAACGGTACTTCGTCACGCCGTAACCATGGCTCGGTCAAAGAATATCGACGGACCGTACGAAACCGATCCGAATAACCCTATGCTGACATCCTTTAATAATCCCGAGCTTGAGCTACAGCGAGCGGGTCATGCTTCCCTAGTGGAAACGCAAACCGGAGAATGGTACCTGGCTCACTTGGCAGGGCGAAGAATGCCGTCTCGCGGTCGTTGCCCAATGGGAAGGGAGACAGCCCTGCAGAAAGTAGTTTGGAATGATGCTGGCTGGCTGGAACTTGCTGATGGCACTAACGAACCAAGCTTGGTTATAGACGGACCGGATTTGCCGGAACATCCTTGGGAGAAAGAACCAAGCCGGGACGATTTCGATTCAGAGGAATTGGACATCAATTTCCAGTTTTTACGGGTTGATATTTCAAAAGACCTGGTTTCCCTAACCGAAAGACCCGGTTATTTACGGCTGTACGGCGGTGAATCCCTGAATTCACACCATCGGCAGTCATTAGTTGCCCGACGCCAACAATCCTTTTTCTATACTACTGAAACTAAGCTTGAGTTCGCCCCTGAAACCTTTCAGCAGATGGCTGGCTTAATCTGCATGTACGATAACAAGAACTTTTACTACTTACATGTAACATGGCATGAAGAACTGGGCCGCTGCATCGATATCATTACAAATATTAAAGGCGAATATGAAGAGCCGCTGCATCAAAATCGCATTTCTGTGAACGATGAAGGCCCGGTTTACTTGCGAGCTAAAGTTGATTATGACAAACTTCGGTTCTTCTACTCCGAGAATGGTGATGACTGGAACTTCACCGGACAAATATTTGACGCTAGTACTCTTTCTGACGAATATGACGATGGAGGAGGGGATGGACACTTCACCGGGGCGTTTGTAGGAGTATGTAATCAAGATTTATCAGGGCGAAAGAAGCCAGCAGATTTCGATTATTTCGAATACGTTGAGCGGGATACCATGGATAAAACTCCCACCAAAGCAGATGATTATTACTACAAGGGATAG